One part of the Truepera radiovictrix DSM 17093 genome encodes these proteins:
- a CDS encoding DinB family protein → MGLLETLDGLSAEAASKQLGGASIAAHTEHLRWSLAMANAFARGEEPQAKWSESWSVDRVDAAAWERLRADLRREYETLLAALEKSDLSTFDLPTLTGILALAPHAAYHLGAMRQMALAL, encoded by the coding sequence GTGGGGCTGCTCGAGACCCTGGACGGCCTCAGCGCCGAGGCCGCATCCAAGCAGCTGGGCGGGGCTTCAATTGCGGCGCACACCGAGCATTTGCGCTGGAGCTTAGCGATGGCGAACGCCTTCGCGCGGGGCGAGGAGCCGCAGGCCAAGTGGTCAGAGAGCTGGAGCGTAGACCGCGTGGACGCTGCCGCGTGGGAGCGGCTGCGGGCCGACTTGCGGCGGGAATACGAGACGCTTCTTGCTGCGCTGGAAAAGAGCGACTTGAGCACCTTCGACCTGCCGACGCTGACGGGCATTCTGGCGCTCGCGCCGCACGCGGCCTATCACCTGGGGGCGATGCGGCAGATGGCGCTGGCGCTGTGA
- a CDS encoding type II toxin-antitoxin system VapC family toxin, producing MVFVDTSAFLARYLRNDQFHGAALTIWRGLERSEARLYTSNFVLDETLTLLGRRANYAFAAERGAAIYASQALRILRPDEADERVALELFAKYADQRVSFTDAVSFALMRRHRLERAFSFDRHFAHAGFAVVDN from the coding sequence ATGGTGTTCGTTGACACGTCGGCCTTTCTGGCGCGCTACTTGAGAAACGACCAGTTTCACGGGGCCGCGCTGACCATCTGGCGTGGCCTCGAGCGCTCTGAAGCGCGCCTCTACACCAGCAACTTCGTGCTCGACGAGACCTTGACGCTGCTCGGGCGACGCGCGAACTACGCGTTTGCCGCCGAACGCGGAGCGGCCATCTATGCCTCGCAGGCGCTTCGCATCCTGCGTCCGGACGAGGCGGACGAGCGCGTCGCCCTTGAACTCTTCGCCAAGTATGCGGATCAACGCGTGAGTTTCACCGATGCGGTGTCCTTCGCGCTGATGCGCCGTCACCGGCTGGAACGCGCGTTCAGCTTCGACCGGCATTTTGCTCACGCCGGGTTTGCAGTGGTGGACAACTGA
- a CDS encoding ribbon-helix-helix protein, CopG family: MERTTVLLPPELKARAERAAKAAGVSLGELIRSALEARVAQARDPLFADEVAFPEDTEPDLALEHDRYLYDDGR; the protein is encoded by the coding sequence ATGGAACGCACCACCGTTTTGCTCCCCCCCGAGTTGAAAGCGCGGGCGGAGCGGGCCGCCAAAGCTGCAGGCGTTTCGCTCGGCGAGCTGATCCGCAGCGCGCTCGAGGCCAGAGTCGCCCAGGCGCGCGACCCGCTCTTCGCCGACGAGGTCGCATTCCCAGAGGATACGGAACCCGATCTCGCCCTCGAGCACGACCGCTACCTCTACGACGACGGTCGTTGA